A window of Epinephelus fuscoguttatus linkage group LG24, E.fuscoguttatus.final_Chr_v1 contains these coding sequences:
- the zgc:113142 gene encoding D-beta-hydroxybutyrate dehydrogenase, mitochondrial, protein MNTIFIIGQIIGIVPMSVVLFFFLAKLVSRHRSSHVQDGYGYAVLITGCDSGFGYQLARSLDHKGFVVFAGCLSPEGAGAHSLARQSSSNLKILKLDVTRDEDVQQAKRTVQENLPEKGLWAVVNNAGITDWAEIEWSTIEDYHAMLDVNLFGAIRTSFAFLPLVRATKGRMVYMSSIFAFFNCLNMGAYSVSKRGLEAFADCLRVEMASFGVKVSIIQPGNFGQATNILRMKSGLDIWKKLDDEKKQIFNRQYIDLANEYFMSTCRTGFKNPDMVIDALLHAITSGQPKHRYVLASAMDSFFFQLFPFLPSVLTDTVFSFSSMYTKRKEMLYAKQ, encoded by the exons ATGAACACGATTTTCATCATCGGCCAAATCATCGGCATCGTCCCCATGTCCGTCgtgctcttcttcttccttgCCAAGCTGGTTTCCCGCCACCGCAGCAGCCATGTGCAGGACGGTTACGGCTACGCTGTGCTGATAACTGGCTGCGACAGCGGCTTCGGATATCAGCTGGCTCGCTCTTTGGACCACAAAGGGTTTGTGGTCTTTGCTGGGTGTTTGTCTCCAGAAGGAGCTGGTGCCCACAGTCTGGCCAGACAGAGCTCCAGTAATCTGAAAATCCTCAAGCTGGACGTCACCAGAGATGAAGATGTGCAGCAGGCGAAGAGGACGGTCCAGGAGAACCTGCCAGAGAAGG GGTTGTGGGCAGTCGTGAACAACGCTGGCATCACCGACTGGGCCGAGATCGAATGGAGCACTATCGAAGATTACCACGCCATGCTCGACGTCAACCTGTTCGGCGCCATCAGGACCTCTTTTGCATTTCTACCTTTGGTTCGTGCCACCAAAG GCCGGATGGTTTACATGTCGAGCATCTTTGCCTTCTTCAACTGCCTGAACATGGGAGCTTACAGCGTGTCAAAGAGAGGCCTGGAGGCGTTCGCAGACTGCCTACGGGTTGAAATGGCCAGTTTTGGTGTGAAG GTCAGCATCATCCAGCCAGGTAATTTTGGCCAAGCCACCAACATCCTGAGGATGAAATCAGGTTTGGATATTTGGAAGAAGTTGGACGACGAAAAAAAGCAAATCTTCAACCGCCAGTACATCGATCTGGCCAACGAGTACTTCATGTCCACATGCAGGACGGGGTTCAAGAACCCCGACATGGTCATCGATGCCTTGCTGCACGCCATCACGTCCGGTCAGCCCAAGCACAGATACGTGTTGGCCTCTGCGATGGATTCGTTTTTCTTCCAGCTCTTCCCTTTTCTCCCCAGCGTCCTCACCGacactgtgttttctttcagcTCCATGTAcactaaaagaaaagaaatgcttTACGCTAAACAGTAA